One genomic region from Dromaius novaehollandiae isolate bDroNov1 chromosome 21, bDroNov1.hap1, whole genome shotgun sequence encodes:
- the PAFAH1B2 gene encoding platelet-activating factor acetylhydrolase IB subunit alpha2, with translation MESRGESQPPNRMSQGDSNPAAIPHAAEDIQGDDRWMSQHNRFVLDCKDKEPDVLFVGDSMVQLLQQYEIWRELFSPLHALNFGIGGDTTGHVLWRLKNGELENIKPKVIVVWVGTNNHENTAEEVAGGIEAIVRLINTQQPQAKVIVLGLLPRGEKPNPLRQKNAKVNQLLKTSLPKLANVQLLDVDVGFVHSDGTISYHDMFDFLHLTGGGYAKICKPLHELIMQLLEETPEEKRAALA, from the exons ATGGAGTCGCGGGGGGAGTCGCAGCCGCC GAACAGAATGAGCCAGGGAGACTCAAACCCAGCAGCAATCCCACATGCTGCTGAGGATATCCAGGGGGATGACAGATGGATGTCACAG CACAACAGATTTGTTTTGGACTGTAAAGACAAGGAACCCGATGTGCTCTTTGTGGGTGACTCCATGGTGCAGTTGCTACAGCAGTATGAG ATATGGCGAGAACTCTTCTCACCGCTTCACGCACTGAATTTTGGGATTGGTGGAGACACAACAGGACATGTTCTGTGGAGACTGAAGAATGGCGAACTGGAGAACATTAAACCGAAG gTCATTGTTGTTTGGGTTGGAACAAATAATCatgaaaacacagcagaagaaGTAGCAGGTGGAATTGAGGCCATCGTGCGTCTGATAAATACCCAGCAGCCACAGGCCAAAGTTATCGTACTG GGCCTGCTACCTCGCGGAGAGAAGCCAAACCCTCTGCGGCAGAAGAATGCCAAGGTGAACCAGCTGCTAAAAACCTCACTCCCCAAACTGGCCAACGTCCAGCTTCTGGATGTAGACGTCGGCTTCGTGCACTCGGACGGCACCATCTCGTACCACGACATGTTTGATTTCCTGCACCTGACAGGAGGGGGCTACGCAAAGATCTGCAAACCCCTCCATGAACTGATCATGCAGCTACTGGAGGAGACCCCTGAGGAGAAACGAGCTGCTCTGGCCTGA